The following proteins are co-located in the Actinomycetota bacterium genome:
- a CDS encoding UPF0182 family protein has protein sequence MRDLLRRRLGIVIAVVLVVVLLSANRIATFLTDLWWYDALGYRGVFTGVLGAQVVLGLVFGVFLAVVVAANLQIARRLRPTIIPSTPQQAIVERYRQMADPYLPWLIGGLALLFGLTAGAAVSQQWESFLLWRNGGEFGVADPQFSRDVGFYVFDLPWVRFVQNWLFTSLILVGLLTAGAHYLLGGIRPEAPGDKVTRPVKVHLSVLLAIILAVRGWGYWLDRYMLNFSPRGQVTGASYTDVNAELPALYLLLVVTGVAIVLVLISIRRSGWLLPGAAIGLLVLASIVLSGAYPAVIQRVRVDPQELERESEFIDRNLEATRAAWGLEDIDFGLFQVTDDITEADLEEEQVTLANIRLWDPRVLETTYAELQALRPYYAFNDVDVDRYGLDGELRQVMLSARELDQSGLPEQAQTWQNQRLTFTHGFGAVASQINTTNPEGQPIFLARDIPPRGNPALVPAGESGIYFGERDEPSYSIVDTEQPELDYETSEGAEQVTTVYAGEGGVPLGNRLRRLAFSIRFADPNFVLSGLLNDDSKVIYHRGVRARVERVAPYLLFDNDPYPVILNERLAWIQDAYTHSDMYPYSERVDGFLGHQVNYLRNSVKAVVDAYDGTVTLYVVDENDPVVEAWRRTFPAPYADVEDAPSELAAHFRYPEDLFTIQARVYQTYHIPTTEAFYSKADAWDIPNDPSQIANQAAGQNQAAPLLRPYYLLMRLPGEADEEFVLIQPYLARNKPNMIAWLAGRSDPGHLGDLFAVQFPSSQTILGPQQAQARIEQDDRIAEYITLRDQAGSEVIRGNLLVIPIGSSILYVEPLFLESPQARIPQLERVVLVMGERVVFERTLQEALETLVTAPSPEEGEEEEEGEDLIELQERIAQAFQAAQDALEAGDLGGFQTQFERASELYNRLLERQGLAPEPEPTAGETPGTEPTTDATEPAPEATATASS, from the coding sequence GTGCGCGATCTGCTCCGGCGACGCCTCGGCATCGTCATCGCCGTCGTGCTCGTCGTCGTCCTGCTGTCGGCCAACCGCATCGCGACCTTCCTCACCGACCTGTGGTGGTACGACGCGCTCGGCTACCGCGGCGTGTTCACCGGGGTCCTCGGCGCCCAGGTCGTGCTCGGCCTGGTCTTCGGGGTCTTCCTCGCGGTGGTCGTCGCCGCCAACCTGCAGATCGCGCGGCGGCTGCGACCCACGATCATCCCCTCCACCCCACAGCAGGCCATCGTCGAGCGCTACCGCCAGATGGCCGACCCGTACCTGCCGTGGCTGATCGGTGGACTCGCGCTGCTGTTCGGGTTGACGGCCGGGGCGGCGGTGTCGCAGCAGTGGGAGTCGTTCCTCCTGTGGCGCAACGGAGGCGAGTTCGGCGTCGCCGATCCGCAGTTCAGCCGCGACGTCGGCTTCTACGTCTTCGACCTTCCGTGGGTGCGGTTCGTGCAGAACTGGCTGTTCACGTCGCTGATCCTGGTGGGGCTGCTCACCGCAGGAGCCCACTACCTCCTCGGCGGCATCCGTCCCGAGGCCCCGGGCGACAAGGTCACACGACCCGTCAAGGTCCACCTGTCGGTCCTGCTCGCCATCATCCTCGCGGTCCGGGGCTGGGGCTACTGGCTCGACCGCTACATGTTGAACTTCTCACCGCGCGGCCAGGTGACGGGCGCCTCCTACACCGACGTCAACGCCGAACTACCCGCGCTGTACCTGCTGCTCGTGGTGACCGGCGTCGCGATCGTGCTCGTGCTCATCAGCATCCGCCGCAGCGGGTGGCTGCTGCCAGGCGCCGCCATCGGGCTGCTCGTCCTCGCCAGCATCGTGCTGTCAGGCGCGTACCCGGCCGTCATCCAGCGGGTCCGAGTCGACCCGCAGGAACTCGAGCGCGAGAGCGAGTTCATCGACCGCAACCTCGAGGCGACGCGGGCCGCCTGGGGCCTCGAGGACATCGACTTCGGGCTGTTCCAGGTCACCGACGACATCACCGAGGCGGACCTCGAGGAGGAGCAGGTCACGCTCGCCAACATCCGGCTGTGGGACCCGCGCGTCCTCGAGACCACCTACGCCGAGCTGCAGGCCCTGCGGCCGTACTACGCCTTCAACGACGTCGACGTGGATCGCTACGGACTCGACGGGGAGCTGCGCCAGGTCATGCTCTCGGCGCGCGAGCTCGACCAGTCTGGACTGCCGGAGCAGGCCCAGACATGGCAGAACCAGCGGCTGACGTTCACGCACGGCTTCGGCGCCGTCGCCAGCCAGATCAACACGACCAACCCCGAGGGTCAGCCCATCTTCCTGGCGCGCGACATCCCGCCACGTGGCAACCCGGCGCTGGTGCCCGCGGGCGAGTCCGGCATCTACTTCGGCGAGCGCGACGAGCCCTCGTACTCCATCGTCGACACCGAGCAGCCCGAGCTCGACTACGAGACGAGCGAGGGTGCCGAGCAGGTCACGACCGTCTACGCCGGCGAGGGCGGCGTGCCGCTGGGCAACCGGCTCCGGCGACTGGCCTTCTCGATCCGCTTCGCCGACCCGAACTTCGTCCTCTCCGGTCTGCTGAACGACGATTCCAAGGTCATCTACCACCGGGGTGTGCGGGCCCGTGTCGAGCGGGTCGCCCCCTACCTGCTGTTCGACAACGACCCCTACCCCGTCATCCTCAACGAGCGGCTGGCCTGGATCCAGGACGCCTACACGCACTCCGACATGTACCCCTACTCCGAGCGCGTGGACGGCTTCCTCGGTCACCAGGTCAACTACCTGCGCAACAGCGTCAAGGCGGTTGTCGACGCCTACGACGGCACCGTCACCCTGTACGTGGTCGACGAGAACGACCCCGTCGTGGAGGCGTGGCGGCGGACGTTCCCCGCGCCGTACGCCGACGTCGAGGACGCCCCGTCCGAGCTGGCCGCGCACTTCCGCTACCCCGAGGACCTGTTCACGATCCAGGCGCGCGTCTACCAGACCTACCACATCCCCACGACCGAGGCGTTCTACAGCAAGGCCGACGCCTGGGACATCCCCAACGATCCCTCGCAGATCGCCAACCAAGCCGCCGGCCAGAACCAGGCCGCGCCGCTGCTGCGGCCCTACTACCTGCTGATGCGGCTGCCGGGAGAGGCCGACGAGGAGTTCGTGCTCATCCAGCCGTACCTCGCCCGCAACAAGCCGAACATGATCGCGTGGCTCGCGGGGCGGTCGGATCCCGGTCACCTCGGTGATCTGTTCGCGGTGCAGTTCCCCAGCTCGCAGACGATCCTCGGCCCGCAGCAGGCCCAGGCGCGCATCGAGCAGGACGACCGCATCGCCGAGTACATCACGCTGCGCGACCAGGCCGGCTCCGAGGTGATCCGTGGCAACCTGCTGGTCATCCCCATCGGCAGCTCGATCCTCTACGTCGAGCCGCTGTTCCTGGAGTCGCCGCAGGCACGCATCCCGCAGCTGGAGCGGGTCGTGCTCGTCATGGGCGAACGCGTCGTGTTCGAACGGACGCTCCAAGAGGCTCTCGAGACCCTCGTGACCGCACCCTCCCCCGAGGAGGGGGAGGAAGAGGAGGAGGGCGAGGACCTGATCGAGCTCCAGGAGCGCATCGCCCAGGCGTTCCAGGCCGCGCAGGACGCGCTCGAAGCGGGCGATCTCGGCGGCTTCCAGACCCAGTTCGAGCGGGCGTCGGAGCTGTACAACCGCCTGCTCGAGCGCCAGGGCCTGGCACCCGAGCCCGAGCCGACCGCCGGCGAGACCCCCGGGACCGAGCCGACCACGGACGCGACCGAGCCCGCGCCCGAGGCGACCGCGACCGCATCGTCCTGA
- a CDS encoding DivIVA domain-containing protein, which yields MLTPDEIASREFLISLRGYDRDEVASFLRQVAEEHAHLQRRIRELESELETADDVGTAPVVRQEASAARPSSDPRDAFRALGEETTRILVAAEESAQTIKQRAEERAKQELETARREARDEVESARRTASKIVADAERRRNSVAEDIRNLESMRDGFLRDLRSAIKTAQGAMRGLQPGDGDGNGRTSTGGGGTATRTRAVENRTSTPRSVRPTRGDEPAEDDGDVERAVFDDGTESVRVIPPTTPAAPSASPPTELGDEETTDDLDDELLDEEVDEDLEQLAELEDELEEQLPDVGAVDAEASEPLPRQLREQSLAGVRPGMLRRLRRSLQDVQNTVLDSVRRSAGDDSLDSLLPSRDLLAPLTEVGESFLSDAYRAGLSDGATLADGDLGDGTEDPSRVPASSATFGAVLSHEIVASLKATLRAGMSADEPTSQLSERVGEVFRDLKGPVVEGIADEHLVRTYGYGVLDAWRELGVASKAWVPGDAPRCPEDMRIQNADAGAVGLDDHFPTGEVVPPAHAGCDCALAPR from the coding sequence TTGCTGACACCAGACGAGATCGCGTCGCGCGAGTTCCTCATCTCGCTGCGCGGGTACGACCGTGACGAGGTCGCCAGCTTCCTGCGTCAGGTTGCCGAGGAGCACGCCCACCTCCAGCGCCGTATCCGCGAGCTCGAGAGCGAGCTCGAGACCGCCGATGACGTTGGCACCGCACCCGTGGTGCGTCAGGAGGCGTCGGCCGCGCGCCCGTCCTCCGACCCGCGCGACGCCTTCCGGGCCCTCGGCGAGGAGACGACCCGCATCCTCGTGGCCGCCGAGGAGAGCGCGCAGACGATCAAGCAGCGCGCGGAGGAGCGCGCCAAGCAGGAGCTCGAGACCGCCCGCCGGGAGGCGCGCGACGAGGTCGAGAGCGCGCGCCGGACCGCGAGCAAGATCGTCGCGGACGCGGAGCGGCGCCGCAACAGCGTCGCCGAGGACATCCGGAACCTCGAGTCGATGCGGGACGGTTTCCTGCGCGATCTGCGTTCGGCGATCAAAACCGCCCAGGGCGCGATGCGCGGCCTGCAGCCCGGCGACGGTGACGGCAACGGTCGTACCAGCACGGGTGGTGGCGGCACGGCGACCCGCACCCGAGCTGTCGAGAACCGCACCTCGACGCCCCGCTCGGTCCGCCCCACGCGCGGCGACGAACCAGCCGAGGACGACGGTGACGTCGAACGAGCGGTCTTCGACGACGGCACCGAGTCCGTCCGCGTCATCCCGCCCACGACGCCGGCCGCCCCGTCCGCCTCGCCTCCCACCGAACTCGGCGACGAGGAGACCACCGACGACCTCGACGACGAGCTGCTCGACGAAGAGGTCGACGAGGACCTCGAGCAACTCGCCGAGCTCGAGGACGAGCTCGAGGAGCAGCTCCCCGACGTGGGGGCGGTCGACGCCGAGGCCAGCGAGCCCCTGCCGCGACAGCTGCGCGAGCAGTCGCTCGCCGGTGTGCGTCCCGGGATGCTGCGGCGTCTCCGTCGGTCGCTGCAGGACGTCCAGAACACCGTGCTCGACTCGGTGCGGCGCTCGGCCGGAGACGACAGCCTCGACAGCCTGCTGCCGTCGCGCGATCTGCTCGCCCCGTTGACCGAGGTGGGGGAGTCGTTCCTCTCCGACGCCTACCGTGCGGGGCTGTCGGACGGCGCGACACTCGCTGATGGCGATCTCGGAGACGGCACCGAGGACCCATCACGTGTCCCCGCCAGCTCGGCGACGTTCGGGGCGGTTCTGTCCCACGAGATCGTCGCTTCCCTCAAGGCCACACTCCGCGCCGGCATGAGCGCCGACGAACCCACCTCGCAGCTCTCCGAACGCGTGGGCGAGGTGTTCCGTGACCTCAAGGGCCCAGTCGTCGAGGGCATCGCCGACGAGCACCTCGTGCGCACCTACGGTTACGGCGTGCTCGATGCGTGGCGCGAGCTCGGGGTCGCGAGCAAGGCGTGGGTGCCGGGAGACGCGCCCCGCTGCCCCGAGGACATGCGTATCCAGAACGCCGACGCCGGCGCCGTCGGCCTCGACGACCACTTCCCGACCGGCGAGGTCGTACCGCCGGCGCACGCCGGCTGCGACTGCGCGCTCGCGCCCCGGTAG
- a CDS encoding HAMP domain-containing protein: MAIPLHLAVHVLGLTVALALTATSRRSRGSDGWLGFALGGLMLAASYVVTGALIAPDHAWPVYLRAAGYAALAVGAAGRLVGAGAGVVVAAPMTAHVTAAVAAVMAALAAIRGIVGRGQATFLLGTGLALWAAADLLVRTHATGAASLSLAGSVAVGWWTLRQVRTSLLSRFVASFVGVLLVAVVALASAGGVVFVSDLQADQTATLEAAAEARVEQFTVEWPREMLATGGALAGASLANEISSAVSGEIADLDARSRTIAGRLPGIDVVVLVESGGRVVGSWDAGAQQGPLELADESVIAGDPVVTEVLRGATQAANVIALGERDILSVGAVVVAPTAGGEPRLDLRTGVLVLGRRVTDPRVVAGIDELTGADATILVGGSVAVSTLSRETSAALANLVSTSPSAGLSDVAGTSRFVAAEAVRGTDGQPFGTLVLSVEAGTLAAVEESFVRTAFVTTVVGLLVALVLASVVASRTARPVRRITDAAERVAGGDLGTRVSVDRPDEVGRLATAFNDMTGSLSERDAALRRAAAVEAELRGRLEAVTGSMGEALLAVDADGKVVTVNPAAATLLGRSPSRLVGRDIRRVLRGTDPAGTPLHEVLGGPEDDASRATRGVVGRGRDATSVAATAAPLLGDDGERLGRVYVLRDVTGEAEVERMKTEFLANISHELRTPLTPIKGYAEVMRSKALEPKRVAEFARAITESAERLERIVAMLVDFASLEAGRTEVNLAPTEVSTEVDEVLGRLRERYPERKLSRRIERDLPPVLADGALLRRVLDELLDNALKFSTDRVTVTARSIDDRHVRLTVRDRGSGIDAESLDVILRDFHQADGSATRRHGGLGLGLSIVQRIVDRFGGEVAVESAPDRGTDIHIILRAARSGS; this comes from the coding sequence GTGGCGATCCCCCTCCACCTCGCGGTGCACGTGCTCGGGCTCACCGTAGCTCTCGCCCTCACCGCGACTTCCCGGCGTTCCCGGGGTAGCGACGGCTGGCTGGGCTTCGCTCTCGGCGGACTGATGCTGGCCGCCTCGTACGTCGTCACCGGGGCGCTGATCGCGCCCGATCACGCCTGGCCGGTCTACCTCCGGGCGGCCGGCTACGCGGCGTTGGCGGTCGGGGCTGCAGGCCGCTTGGTCGGCGCCGGCGCCGGGGTCGTCGTCGCCGCCCCGATGACCGCGCACGTCACCGCCGCCGTCGCCGCGGTCATGGCCGCCCTGGCGGCGATCCGCGGCATCGTCGGTCGCGGACAGGCCACGTTCCTGCTCGGCACCGGACTCGCCCTGTGGGCAGCGGCCGACCTGCTCGTACGGACCCACGCAACCGGTGCCGCGTCGCTGTCGCTGGCCGGGTCGGTCGCGGTCGGCTGGTGGACGCTGCGACAGGTCCGGACCAGCCTGCTGTCCCGCTTCGTGGCATCGTTCGTCGGCGTGCTGCTCGTTGCCGTCGTCGCGCTCGCGTCCGCCGGCGGCGTGGTGTTCGTGTCGGACCTCCAGGCGGACCAGACCGCGACCCTCGAGGCGGCAGCCGAGGCTCGTGTCGAGCAGTTCACCGTCGAGTGGCCGCGCGAGATGCTCGCCACCGGCGGGGCCCTCGCCGGGGCGAGCCTCGCCAACGAGATCAGCAGCGCGGTCTCGGGCGAGATCGCCGACCTCGACGCCCGTTCTCGGACGATCGCCGGTCGGCTGCCCGGTATCGACGTGGTGGTCCTCGTCGAGAGCGGCGGGAGGGTGGTGGGGTCGTGGGACGCCGGGGCGCAGCAGGGACCGCTCGAACTCGCCGACGAGAGCGTGATCGCGGGGGATCCGGTCGTGACCGAGGTGCTGCGAGGCGCGACCCAGGCCGCGAACGTGATCGCCCTCGGGGAGCGTGACATCCTCAGTGTCGGGGCGGTCGTGGTCGCACCCACGGCGGGCGGCGAACCGCGGCTGGATCTGCGGACCGGCGTGCTCGTCCTCGGCCGAAGGGTGACCGACCCGCGCGTCGTCGCCGGCATCGACGAGCTCACGGGTGCCGACGCCACCATCCTCGTCGGAGGGTCGGTGGCGGTCTCGACCCTCAGCCGCGAGACCAGTGCTGCACTCGCCAACTTGGTTAGCACCTCGCCGTCCGCGGGGCTCTCGGACGTCGCCGGTACGTCGCGGTTCGTGGCGGCTGAAGCGGTACGCGGCACCGACGGCCAACCCTTCGGGACGCTCGTGCTGTCGGTCGAGGCGGGGACGCTCGCCGCGGTGGAGGAGTCGTTCGTCCGCACCGCGTTCGTGACGACCGTCGTGGGGCTGCTGGTCGCGCTGGTGCTGGCGAGCGTGGTCGCGAGCCGGACCGCGCGGCCGGTGCGGCGTATCACGGATGCGGCCGAGCGGGTCGCCGGAGGCGACCTCGGGACCCGCGTGTCGGTGGACCGCCCCGACGAGGTCGGCCGCCTGGCCACCGCGTTCAACGACATGACCGGATCGCTGTCCGAGCGCGATGCGGCGCTGCGTCGAGCAGCCGCGGTCGAGGCCGAGCTGCGTGGGCGCCTCGAAGCGGTCACCGGGTCGATGGGCGAGGCGTTGCTGGCGGTGGACGCCGACGGCAAGGTGGTCACGGTCAACCCGGCCGCCGCGACCCTGCTCGGCCGCTCGCCATCGCGCCTGGTCGGCCGCGACATCCGCCGGGTGCTGCGCGGAACGGACCCGGCAGGGACTCCGCTGCACGAGGTCCTCGGCGGACCCGAGGACGACGCGTCGCGAGCGACGCGGGGCGTCGTCGGCCGGGGTCGGGACGCGACTTCCGTCGCCGCGACCGCGGCGCCGCTGCTCGGTGACGACGGAGAGCGACTCGGCCGCGTGTACGTGCTGCGAGACGTGACCGGCGAGGCCGAGGTCGAACGGATGAAGACCGAGTTCCTCGCCAACATCTCGCACGAGCTGCGCACCCCGCTGACCCCGATCAAGGGCTACGCCGAGGTCATGCGCAGCAAGGCCCTGGAGCCGAAGCGGGTCGCCGAGTTCGCGCGTGCCATCACCGAATCCGCGGAGCGACTCGAGCGGATCGTGGCGATGCTCGTCGACTTCGCGTCGCTCGAAGCGGGGCGCACGGAGGTCAACCTCGCCCCGACCGAAGTCTCCACCGAGGTCGACGAGGTGCTCGGTCGGTTGCGGGAGCGCTACCCGGAGCGCAAGCTCTCCCGGCGCATCGAGCGCGACCTGCCGCCCGTACTGGCCGATGGGGCGCTGCTGCGCCGCGTTCTCGACGAGCTACTGGATAACGCTTTGAAGTTCTCCACGGATCGCGTCACCGTCACCGCGCGGTCGATCGACGACCGGCACGTGCGCCTGACGGTGCGCGACCGCGGTTCGGGCATCGACGCCGAGAGCCTCGACGTCATCCTGCGTGACTTCCACCAGGCGGATGGCAGTGCCACCCGCCGTCACGGTGGGCTGGGGCTGGGGCTGTCGATCGTGCAGCGGATCGTCGATCGCTTCGGTGGTGAGGTCGCGGTCGAGTCGGCCCCGGACCGAGGCACCGACATCCACATCATCCTGCGCGCTGCCAGGAGCGGTTCATGA
- a CDS encoding PDZ domain-containing protein, with translation MRRILVVLLLVAGIGLLARGAFPCSIVSAQPTCYVTLHEGPTENTLELVDIRGEATTASAGEYLLTTVAVDSDLTLWEWLDGSFSSDVRVIQRAVLFPEDADVEDVRRENAALMEESQIDAVVAALRALGQANVDPEPDGAEVTQVLEDSPAARAGFDVGDVITAVEGEPTRSAEAVIARLSGFSVGDEVSITVRARDGTEREVDVRLDDSLTEPGRATLGVIVMTHFHLPTDVTIDERGIAGPSGGLMFAVTIVDLLSEEDLTGGTVIAGTGIINRQGLVSAIGGVQQKILGALNRGDDLPPAEVFLVPRGNFEEASATPVDREVLLIPVDSLGDALAALRELLADQRPEGALALGP, from the coding sequence GTGCGTCGGATCCTGGTCGTGCTGCTGCTCGTCGCCGGTATCGGGCTGCTCGCGCGGGGCGCGTTCCCCTGCAGCATCGTCTCCGCGCAGCCGACCTGTTACGTCACGTTGCACGAGGGCCCTACCGAGAACACCCTCGAGCTGGTCGACATCCGGGGGGAGGCCACGACCGCCAGCGCGGGCGAGTACCTCCTCACCACGGTGGCGGTTGACTCCGACCTCACCCTGTGGGAGTGGCTCGACGGATCGTTCTCCTCCGACGTGCGGGTGATCCAGCGTGCGGTGCTGTTCCCGGAGGACGCCGACGTCGAGGACGTGCGGCGCGAGAACGCTGCGCTGATGGAGGAGAGCCAGATCGACGCGGTCGTCGCTGCTCTCCGCGCGCTGGGTCAGGCCAACGTCGATCCCGAGCCGGACGGGGCCGAGGTCACCCAGGTGCTCGAGGACTCACCCGCGGCACGGGCCGGTTTCGACGTCGGCGACGTCATCACGGCGGTGGAGGGCGAGCCCACCCGCAGTGCTGAGGCGGTCATCGCCAGACTGTCGGGGTTCTCGGTCGGCGACGAGGTCTCCATCACGGTACGGGCGCGGGATGGGACCGAGCGCGAGGTCGATGTCCGACTCGACGACTCGCTCACCGAGCCGGGCCGAGCGACGTTGGGGGTGATCGTGATGACGCACTTCCACCTCCCGACCGACGTGACCATCGACGAGCGCGGCATCGCTGGTCCTTCGGGTGGCCTGATGTTCGCGGTCACGATCGTGGATCTGCTGAGCGAGGAGGATCTCACCGGGGGCACCGTCATCGCGGGCACCGGCATCATCAACCGTCAGGGGCTCGTCAGCGCCATCGGTGGAGTCCAGCAGAAGATCCTGGGTGCGCTGAACCGGGGCGACGACCTCCCACCAGCCGAGGTGTTCCTCGTCCCGCGCGGGAACTTCGAGGAGGCGAGCGCGACCCCGGTCGACCGTGAGGTGCTCCTGATCCCCGTCGATAGCCTCGGAGATGCGTTGGCCGCGCTCCGCGAACTCCTCGCCGACCAGCGGCCCGAGGGCGCGCTCGCGCTGGGCCCCTGA